The Gemmatimonadota bacterium region AAGTTCTTTATATGAATTGTTAAACGTCATAATTGCTTGGCTTTCTTTGCCACGGCTAATGGTCGCAACCCCATTGAGGGCATCTTGCAGCATGTCGGTGCCTGGCAAGTCATTACGGGTCAGAAGGGTGTACATCTCACTTATACCTTCTTCCTGATCAGCAACTACATTTCTAATTGCTGTTGCGACCGCACTTGTTTCAAGCTCAGAAATTTCAGTGCCGAAAATTGTCTTAAACGCATTGGCTGCCGTGACCAGATCTTTAAATTCTGTTTCGCCCTGTTTGGGCTGAAAAGATGCACTGCGAATGAGGTTATTGTTCCGAAAGATACTTTGCGCTTCAATGCTTCGTGCCGACTCAATAATCTGTCCCTTGCTGGTCACTGCGATTTTACCTGCACGCAACAGACACAATGCGAACAATTTTACGACATCAAAATCCCAGCCGAAGGGCTCTTTTGCAAATTCATCTGAAAGGTAACGACCTGTGGCATTTTCACCATAGTTGGCCCGGTTCTCAATCTTGGCCAAAACCTCTGAAAGAGGCCCAGTATCCGTATTGAAAACCGGTTTGCCATTTTCATCACGCACAAGATTAAGGTCCGTGAAGACAGGTGTCAAGCCCAGCAAATTTTCGTTGGTCATCAGCACGTCGAAGTCTTTCTTCTGGACAAGTGCAGCAGCCTCTTTAAATCGATCATAGACTTCAGGAAGGGCTTGGGCAAGCAGTGCAGATGCGGTTTTGCCGACATCGTCTGATGTTGCATCTGGGCTGCGATCATTGCCTCTGAAATAGACAGTACCACTAAGACAGGCCTGTCGAGTCAAACGATGCAATTCGCTTTGATGTCGTTCCTGTCGACGCTTTTCCTCTGAAACCAAGGCGGTTTCATCCTTAGTCTGTGCACTTCGTTCTTTTTTGCTCAGAATTTCCTGCGACCGGAATACTTCAACCGTTTCCCTATCGATAGCCCCATCAAGCGCAGCAACCCAGAAAATACTCTTGGTTTCTGTTTGGCTACGGATGCGCATTTCCTCAACAGTGGTATCAAATTCTTGACCTGCCTCTGCCAAGGCAAGATGAACCGGAATATCGCCTTCATCCTTGGATGCCGCACGCCCATTGAGGAAAAGTCCTGCACGAAAAACCTTCGTATCTAAGAAACTATGTTGTGGTGCTGGCTGCCACATAGCGGTGAGAATACGTGCATGGATGCGGTGTACATCGCCGGGTTTTGGATTCAGTGTAGCCCGTTGGCGTTCCCAATCATCCTCTGCTGGTGAAGGGATGCGGTAACCATCATTTCCGAGACGTACAAGGTGTGCTGCTTCAAGCGCTGCGAGCGCCTCTTTCACATCTGGAAGGCAAGAATCGGCATCCACAGCAGAATGCAGTGTAGCAGCAATATTTTCTGCTGTACGATGGATACTGAGCACATACTGCAACAAACAAATTGCCTTGGCCACAGATTGTGCAAGCGGATGATC contains the following coding sequences:
- a CDS encoding BREX system P-loop protein BrxC; translation: YDLVSGNIGSEIRGKISAIEDQVDHPLAQSVAKAICLLQYVLSIHRTAENIAATLHSAVDADSCLPDVKEALAALEAAHLVRLGNDGYRIPSPAEDDWERQRATLNPKPGDVHRIHARILTAMWQPAPQHSFLDTKVFRAGLFLNGRAASKDEGDIPVHLALAEAGQEFDTTVEEMRIRSQTETKSIFWVAALDGAIDRETVEVFRSQEILSKKERSAQTKDETALVSEEKRRQERHQSELHRLTRQACLSGTVYFRGNDRSPDATSDDVGKTASALLAQALPEVYDRFKEAAALVQKKDFDVLMTNENLLGLTPVFTDLNLVRDENGKPVFNTDTGPLSEVLAKIENRANYGENATGRYLSDEFAKEPFGWDFDVVKLFALCLLRAGKIAVTSKGQIIESARSIEAQSIFRNNNLIRSASFQPKQGETEFKDLVTAANAFKTIFGTEISELETSAVATAIRNVVADQEEGISEMYTLLTRNDLPGTDMLQDALNGVATISRGKESQAIMTFNNSYKEL